ATCCACTTTTTTAATTATTTTCTCGATTATATTGCCCTCTTCTTCCTCTTCCTCTATTCTAACTTTTCTCTTTATTTCTTCTATAAGTTCAGCATAGGTGTAAACTTTAAACCTATCTACATCATAGGTTTCTGCTAAATTTTCTAACAATGCTAAAAATATTTCTTCGTAATCAGCAGTATCTTTTAAGTCCAAGATTCCACAAAGTCTTGGCATTATAAATTCAAACAAAGCCCTTTTGTCAGGTATTTCTTGATTGATTCTAAAAATCTCCTTTATATCTTTTATTTTCTCCCCTTCTAAGTTTAAAAGATAATTTATAAAAAATTCTTCTTTTTCCTCTGGGTGTATATAATATTTATATCCTTTTAGTCCTTTTAAAGCTTTTAGACCATCAAAGTACCCTAATTTAAGATTATACCTGGAAAGATTTTTATCAAAATCTAATATCCCTCCTAAATCCTCTTTTGGAGAAATGACCAAAACATTTAAGCCTTTAAAATCAAGTTTCCTCATGATTCCAAAGCTTCCTGTCCTTATGACTATCAAGTCCTTATATCCCTTGTCCATTAGCAAATTAGCAGGAAGATTGTTGTATATCCCTCCGTCAATATACTTTTTTCCATCAATTTTTTCCCTCTTAAAAACAGGCAAGTAAGCGCTTGCCATCAAATAATCTACCAATTTCCCTTGAGGAATGTCTTCAATGTATAATTCCAACGGCTTTAAATCACTTAAAGACACTGTCACAATGCCAAAATCCTTCCCTGACCTTCTTATCTTGTCTTCATCTATAACTTCTTGTAATAAATTCCTCAAAGGAGTTATATCTAAGCCTCCATCTCCAATGATGCCTTTTAATCTTTGAACTAATAAAAGGATATCTTCTCTTTCCAGCTTACCCTTTTTCAATTTCTCTATCTCTTCATCCTCAGCCTTTATGACTTTGGAATAAGAAATATCATACCATAGCTCATAAGCCTTTTCAAAATCTCCTTGCACTAATACAGCCCCATTTAAAGCGCCTACAGAAGTGCCTGCAATTCCTCCTACTTCTATTCCTTCCTCTATCAGTGCCTTATAAACTCCTATTTGATAGGCCCCTCTCGCTCCTCCACCTTCTAATACTACTCCATACATTTTATATCCCTGCCTTTTCGCTACTTTGCACTATTAAGTATACCATATATTACCTAGAAAATAAATAAAAGCAGATAGCCATTCATTCTCCCAAAACTATCTGCTTTCTTATTAAAATTGAAATTCAGAAAAGCTTTCTACAAATCTATCAATAGCTTTTAACCTTTCTTTAACCTGTAAATCTATTTTTCCACGTTCACATAAATCCGTCAATAGATAAAGCAAATATTCATCTCTTGCAAAAATCCTTCTGGGCTTTCCTATATTTAAAATATAATTGATTACCATATCTAAAACCATATTGGACCTCATCATCTTCAGGAGTAAGTAAATATTGATCTATTACCATTTCTGTTCGGGAATCAGCTAAAATACAACTTCTAATAGCAATAGGCCGTTCATACCGTTTATCTCTTATTGTACTATTTACATAAGCTATATCCATCTCTATGTCAGTCCCCGTATTTTTTTGCTTGGCAATCCTCGATAAAAGCAATTCATCTTTTAATACAGGAATTAAGTATTTCCTTTCTGGAATAACAAGAGGAGCAGCATGAGTAATCCATGTATTTTGTTGTTTACCATACCTATGAACTAAGGTTTCTCCTGCTTCAAAATCTACTTTAATGTCCTTTTCAATAAAATCTTGAAGAGCCATAAATAAATGCTTAAATACTTCAGTTTCTTTTAATACTTCTTCCTCATCTAGCATACAGAAGTTAGATTTAGTTTAAATACTGATAAAGTCATTAAAGATTATGAAAAAAGAACACCCCTGTACTCATCTTCTATGAGGTCAAATATATGTTTGCTTTTACCCAAAAGTTCATCTTCTTTTTCGGTCAGAGGATCAAGCCAATCAGCCTTATCACGCGCCCATTTCAACCATTTTAAAAGCTTTTCCCTTTTTCCTTCGTCGGCAACCTCAGCTATTTTTCTTTCCATGCAGTCAGTAAATCTTCTTATTTTCTCTGCCTTATCCCAATCAGAAGCAACCTGCTCCAATAGCTTTACCTCTTCCAATTCTCCTTTCCTCATTTGTTCCAAACGCCGCTGTCTTTCACGCTCTTCCCATTCTCTCTTTTCTTCTCTTTCTTTCAGTTCATCTGCAGCTCGAAGTTTATTTGCAACAACAAACATATCATAAATTATTTTTCCTACTTGAGCTTCCAAAGGCTCATTGTCATTATCTTTGTATTCCATCTTATATTGGATGCTATTCCCAAACCAGCTTTTTGCAGATATTGACAACACCAAATAAGTCTGGACTTCAACATTGTTTTGTGAACCTCGTTTTCTTCTTGTTTCTTCTTTCAATTCAAAATAAAACGCTGAATGCATAACAACAAAATAAGCTGTATCCTTGCCTGAATCTATACTAACCTGAGTATAACCCTCCATATCCTCAAGCGTGCTCATAATTGTATCCAATATTCTATATGCCCTGTTTATATTAGATTCTGAAACACTTATTGGGAGAATAGCTTTATTCTCTCGATATTTACTTTTTACACTTGCATAATAGCTTGAACTGAAGCTGGCCTGTTTTAATGCCTTGTCCCTCTTTTTCCTATAAATTACTTCTTCCTTGTGCTCAGTAATTAAATGGTGTGGGTTTCTAAGGTGGCCTTTTACCTGTATTTGTGAGCATGTTTCACTAATAAACGTTTTTGTTTCTTCTCTTAGTAAGCTAAGCTCTTCATCAGCCATCAACTCAGCGTCCGTTAACTGTTCAAGATCTGTCCTGTACTTAATAACATAATTGTGGACATGCTTTTTAAGTTCTCCGGTTACTTTTGGCAAAGCAGGCCTTGGAACCTTTTGTCCGGCTTTAACTCTTGCCCAATAACCACTTGGCGGCAACGGAATCCCAAGCCTTTTGCAATGCTTCCGTAGCCCGTTATCGGATATACCATACCTTTTAGCAACAGTAGTTACAGGTTCCGCCCATACTTCATTATATAACGCTTCTCTTTCATCTGCAGTGATAAACCTAAAATCCATAAAATCACCCTCACTGTATTTTAAAGTTCAATAAATGCCTTTGTCTTATTATGTTCGTATATAGACATATAAAGCCGTTTCAACATCGGCATACACCCATTTCTTTTTTTCACCGAAGCTCAATTCTAAAAACTCCTTTTACGACTATATTTACCACATTTAGGACAAGGATAATTCTCAAGATTAATTGCTTTTTGTTCTCCTACAACATCACAATCGATTGGGTGTAATACAACTTTACATTTAGGACATCTATACTTCACTTCAAAACAGTCACCATCATAATCTAAATGTATGAAAAATCTTCCATAAAACTCATCGCACTTTGGACAACGATATACTTTATGACCATAACCATCAGCAATTACTGAATTTTTTTCAAGAAACAATTTCTTAATATGTTCTATGGTTTTCTTTGAATGTATAAGATGCGGAAGCAAAGCAAATTCAGATTCAAAATTCATAAGATTATAGGGACTATACTCCATTCCAATACCTATTTTAAAGCTTTTTGAATTCTACGATATTTTGGCTCCATAATTTCTTCTTTCCATAATGTCAAATATAATAGCATGAGTGTCAATTTTTTTTACTATGACATCTATTTCAAAATCGACAGTTTTTTAGCATATCGTTCTTCATTGTAGACTTCATGATTTTTTAGCACATCGTATATTTCTTCTATTAATATTGCGGCGATTTTTTCTTTTGCCTGTTGTTCTGTGTATCCCGATTTTTTCAATCTTTCCAGTGTCACTTTGGTAATTGGTGGATTATTGTCTCTAATCTGGTTATTTACAACCTCTAAAATAATCCTTTTTAAATTCTGATTGGCCAAACAGCTCACCTCCTCATTCTTACTTTCTCTCCATTAACACTACCGTCTCAACGTGATGCGTATGAGGAAACATGTCTACACATTTTACTTTATCTACTTTATATCCTCCTTCACTAAAAATTTTTAAATCTCTTGCAAGAGATTCAGGATTACAAGAAACATAAACTACTTTTTGAGGGTTGAATTTTATAATATCTTCAAGAGCTTTTGGATTGATTCCAGACCTTGGAGGATCCACAATCACCACATCAGGCATTTCTTTAATTTCTTTGAGTTTCTTTGAGACATCACCGGCAATGAAAGTGCAATTTTTAAGTCCATTGAGTTCTGCGTTTTCCCTCGCCGACATAACTGCTTCTTCCACAAGTTCTATCCCAATCACTTTTTTAGCCATTGGAGCCATAATTATACCTATGGTCCCTGTACCGGAGTACAAATCAAAAACTATTTTGTCAGATACATCTCCTGCAAATTCCCTCACCGTCTCATAAAGTTTTTCTGCCCCGTATGAATTGGTCTGAAAAAAAGAAAATGCACTTATTTTAAATTTTAAATCCAAAATCTCTTCTATTAGATAATCTCTTCCATATAGCACTTCCAATCTTTCGCATACTACAGCATCTGACCAGGAATCGTTTTGAGTATGTAGTACACCCACAAGACGACTTCCAAAATTCGCATTTTTATATCTTTCAATAAGCTCTGTAAAGTCATGTTGCAACTGTGTTGTCGTCACAATGTTTAACAAAATCTCTCCTGATTTTGATGCCTTTCTCACAACCAAATGTCTCAAAAAACCTTCATGAGTCTTTTTGTCATAAAAAGGAAGTGCTTTTTTTATTGCATAATCAAAAGTAAGATTTAAAGCCTTGAGAAAATCATCTTCAACAATATTACATTTGTCTGTCATGATTACCTCATAAAATCGACCTTTTCTATGAAGTCCTAACGCCGCATTGCCTTCTTTATCTTTTCCAAAAGTGTATTCCATTTTATTCCTATAACCATGCTCTTTAGGACTTTTTACAATACCTAAAAATTCGTACTCTGTTATTCCTTCTTTTTCAAAAAGCTTTTTCAAAATATCTTCTTTTATCTTAAGTTGATCTTGATAGCTAACATTTTGATAAGTACAGCCGCCACAATCTCCAAAGTGAGGGCAAAGGCTTTGCTTCTCCAAAGTAGAATTCTCTATTACCTCTACTATTTCGCCTTCTACCATATCCTTTTTTACTTTTCTAACTTTTGCCTTTATTTTTTGCCCCAAAAGTGCTCCTTTTATTTTTACTTTTTTCCCCTCAAAATAGCCTATCCCAAATCCACCAAATTCCATCTCTTTTACGTCAACTGTGATAACATCGTTTTTTCTCACTGTCATTCCTCCTTTGCTATCTAGATTATACCTTATTTTGCTCAATAATTCTAATATTACTTATTAAAATGTTTTCATCAAAAAATAAAATAACCTTTACATAATTTTAATAACGTTGTATACTAATACTGGGTGAGAGAGTGAAAGAGTGAGAAAGGATGAAGAATTAAAGTGTTTATAAACAACCTAACAGTTGCAAAAGGAGCCATAGTATTGTCTCTTTCATCAAATAGAGAGGAAGAAGAAGAAATCAAAAAACTTCTCTTAGAAAAAGGTTACAAATGCGCTGTAACAGAGCTGGGAGGTAAAAGTAGCGAATTCAATGAAAAAATAGTCTCTGCAGTGGTAGGAGCAGCTTTAAACAATAATGTAATTGAAAAAAATCCAACTTCTATGCACGCCCTCTTACATGCTACAATTGAAGCTGTAAAATCCTTATCCTTGACTTTGCCCTTAGACGTAAGCCTTATGATGAAAATTGCAGTTGTAGCAGATAATACTTGGATTGCAGTTTCAATGTTTGGAAAATCAGCTTTACATCCTCTCACAAATCATGAAAGGTTGGGTTTTGGAATAATGCACTTATAAAGTACATAAGGGGAGACAGAGGGAAAGAGTCATAATACTATGGCTCTTTTATTTTTTCAGGAGGTGAAATAATGGTACCAGATACAGTTTTAGGAGCTATTTATTTGTCAATCATAGACATGGTTTTGTTGTCAATGCTTCTGTTAGTAATTGGTGCTATATTATCAAAGATATTTCCGTTATTTAGTAAAATCGAAAAATTTATTAACAAATAGGGATGTGCAAAATTAATTAAAATAATCATAATCAAAAACCAAAATATGTATTACATACAATATATAGTAATCAACACTGACAATCAAACATAAAGGAAGTGGTAAGGGAAAAGAAAAGACAAAAAGAGGAGCTAAAAAAGGGCATAAATATCCTGTAGAAGTCAAATGTTAAAAAGTGGCATGAAATAGATTCAATAAAAATTAGGCCGATTGCATCAAAGCAACAAGAGATCTAAACTCATCATATTTGCCCAATTTAATAGCTACAATAGCGACAGTAAGCAAAGTAATATGGCCAAAAGTATTAAGGTTGCTCACAGAATTAATATTTCTAACATAAGCCTTTTCAAAATCCAGAGCTTTAAAGCGGGAATTATATCTTTCTGATTCAATTCTCAATTTGTAGACGGCCTTAAAATATAGGGAGTCTCTATTAATAGAGGACCTATAATCAGAAGATATAATAGCATACTTAGTACAGCCTCTATGCTTTTTGCCATTAAAATATTTAGGATGATTTATAGGGCAGGCAGAATCATCCTTAGAATTACAGAACTTGCAAACAAATTTTTGCTTAATAAAACCATCAAAATATTGCTTGCCATCTTTAAGCATTTTAATACCCGCTTCACAGACCATATAACCATCATCAGTCAGAGGGGGATTTTTAGAATTACGCTTGTTAAGAGGAATAAAGCAATGACCGTGGAGAATATTTCTAACATAATTATAAAGTTTCTTAACATCATAGCCTTTATCAGCAATAAAATTAACATACTTAAGGTTAAACCACTTATTAGTCTTCTCAAGCAAAGATAAAGCGGCTTCAAAATCAGGGGCATCAGCGGGGGTAGTAGTTTCAGCGATGGGTAAACCAGAGATAGCATCAACAATAATGTGATTTTTATAGCCCCAATAAAACTTATAGCGTTTATTAGAAGAATCGTTAGAAGCAGAATAAACGCCTAATTTACAATCCTTATCTGACTTAGGCTGATTATCTTTAGAGAATTTATTTTTAGAAAAAGACTTAGGGTTATTTAACTTAGTGTTAGCTTTAATAGGGGTAGAATCCATGGAAATAAACTCACCGGAGATAATACCCATATTTTTGAGGATATTGACCTGATTTTGAAAAATAGAGGTCAAATAATCATGAGAGAAGTCATTAATAAAACGGCGAAAAGTCCAATAAGAAGGAAGAGGTTTAGAAATGTCGAAGCCACAAAGATGAGCAATGATAAGATTATTGCGGAGATAATCTAAAAGGTCAGAAATTGTGCCGAATCTTTCAGCTTTCATGACAATAAAAGCTCTAAAAAGTGCATGGTGAGAATAACCCTTACGGCCAGGACTAGAGGAAGGGAATTCAGGTATTGAAGACAGGTCAAGATTTTCAAACATAGAAGAATAGAAATCAATTTTAGACTGAGAGGTAAAGAGTTCAGGTATATTTAAAAGCAATTGAAGCTGGTACATGTAGAATTTCCTCCTTCTTAAAAAATTTTTTATAGTGTATATATAATAATTCGACAAATGGGAGGGGAAATCCTACATAAAAGATAAAAAATTCAAGAGTGATAGGAAAAAAGTATGTCTGTAGAATGGCTTAAATTAAGGCTTCTGAATTTTGCACAAGTCTATTAACAAAAAATAAGGAGTGACACAAATGGAGTTTCTGTTAAAACTTTTTAAAGATATGATACAAACTACCGGTCTTGTTCATTTAACTTTGGGTAATGTGTTTTTAATATTGGTAGGTATATTCCTCATATACTTAGCTATTGTAAAAAAATATGAGCCATTTTTACTTCTCCCAATAGGTTTTGGCAGTATTGTAGCAAACATACCAGCTACTGATTTATTGGAACCTGGAGGACTTATACACTTTTTTTACTTAGGGGTTGAAAAGGTTATCTATCCTCCTCTTATCTTCCTCGGCGTAGGTGCCATGACGGACTTTGGTCCTATGATTGCGAATCCTAGTTTAATGATTTTAGGTGCTTTTGCCCATATAGGAATATTTATAGCATTAATAGGCGCAAAACTTTTAGGTTTTAGTATATTTGAAGCGGGGGCTATAGGGATTATTGGCGGTGCAGATGGACCAATGGCAATTTACGTAACTCAAAAATTAGCTCCCCACCTTATGGCTCAAATATCTGTCGCTGCGTATTCTTATATGGCGTTAATGCCTTTAATACAACCTCCTATCATGAGGTTACTTACTACAAAAGAGGAAAGGCAAATAATGATGAAACAGATGAGACCCGTTTCAAAAACAGAAAAAATCGCCTTTCCTATTGTAATAACTGTTTTAATAGATTTACTACTTCCTCCAATTGCTCCTCTTATAACAATGTTGATGTTAGGAAATCTTTTAAAAGAGTCGGGAGTTGTAGATAGGCTTGCAAAAACAGTCAGTGGAGAATTTATGAACGTAATTACGATATTATTAGGAGTCTCCATAGGCTCCACCATGAAAGCAGACACTTTTTTGACCATTAAGACATTAGAGATAGTCACCTTAGGGCTTATCGCTTTTATGACAGGAACAGCTGGAGGTGTACTGGGAGCAAAATTTTTAAATAAACTTTCTGGTGGAAAAATAAATCCTCTTGTTGGCTCTGCAGGTATAGCTTCTGTTCCAATAGCTGCGAGAGTGTCCCACTCTGTAGCCATAAAAGAAAATCCTTACAACTTTTTAATAATGCACGCCATGGGGCCAAACCTTGCCGGAGTTTTTGGAACGGCAATAGCAGGTGGAATAATGCTTGTACTATTAGGAGTTCATTAAAACAGCATAAATGGCTGTTTTTTTACTGTATCACAAACATATATACAAGAATATTATATTAGTAAAACTACAGATTTGGAGGTTTAAAAAATGTACGACTATAATCCTTATGTACAAGATTATGCTTTTCCTCCTCTAAAGCTTGCACAGGCTTATGTGCCTTTACAGAAATATGTATCTCTTTATCCTCCGGAAGAAGCCATTAAAAAAGGCACTGTTTTTCCTGAACTTGATATGCCTTATGTAGGCGAAAAAATGAGGTGATAAAATGGATGGCAATCAAATATCTTTGCTTAAGAAAATCATGGAAATAGAGTTTACCTGTATAGATTTGAATCTATATTTAGACACCCATCCCGATGACCAAAAAGCCCTTCAAGACTATAACTATTATTCCAACCAATTGTCTATGTTGAAACAACAATATGAACAATTTTACGGGCCCTTGATGGTTTTTGGTCATTCACAAAGTCAATATCCTTGGAAATGGGTAGATGACCCATGGCCTTGGGAAATAGAATATTGAGGAGGACTTTGTTATGTGGGTTTATGAAAAGAAACTACAATATCCTGCTAAAGTATGCAAACCAGATGTAAAAATGGCAAAATACCTCATCGCCCAATATGGAGGCCCTGATGGAGAATTGGCAGCCGCTTTAAGATATCAAACTCAGCGATTCGTCATGCCTACAGGAAAAGCAAAAGCAGTTTTGACAGACATTGCTACAGAAGAATTAGCACACCTTGAAATAATAGCAACTCTTGTTTTCAAGCTTTTAAAGGGAGTACCAGTAGAAATATTAAAAAGAGAAGGATTAGGGGAATACTATACAGAACATGATAGAGGCCTATTCTATGCAGATACAACAGGAATGTTATGGACCGCCGCCTATATCCAGGCTAAAGGAGATGCAATCGCTGATCTACACGAAGATATGGCATCCGAAGAAAAAGCAAGAGCAACTTATGAACATTTAATAAATCTCACAGATGACCCTTGTGTAAAAGATACTCTAAGGTTTTTGAGAGAAAGGGAGATTGTACACTTTCAAAGATTTGGAGAAACTTTAGTACAGGTAAGAGAATATATGGAAAGTAAAAAATTCTTTTAAAAAAGTAGATGTATGTCTATTGGCATACATCTACCCATTTTCCTTCTACTATTTTATCAAGGTCTTCGACTTTTATGGTAGCAGCAGCATTTGTATCACCAGCTGCAGGATATACTACCTCATAATTTTTTAAAGACACATCATAATATACTTCAATCGGATTTTTCAGCCCATAAGGACAAACGCCACCAACAGGATGCCCTGTAACTTCTAACACTTCTTCTGGGGATGCCATTTTTGCTTTTGTTTTAAAAGTATCTTTAAATTTTTTATTGTCTATTTTTCTATCCCCTGCTGTTATAATCATAATATATTTATCTTTTAATCTAAAAAGCATAGACTTTGCTATTTCCCCAGGAGTTACCCCTAAAGATTTAGCTGCTTTTTCCACAGTGCTTGTATCTTCAAAAATTTTTATTTTAATATCATATCCTTTCTCTTTAAAGAACTCTTTCACCGCTTCTACTGACACCTCTACACCACCTTTAAATACCACAAGTTTTACATAAAAGAGCATTTTTTAAGAAAAACTTATCAGCAATTTTAACTGCATCTTGAGCCGTTTTTCCGTAATAATCTGCTCCAATCTTATAGGCATATTCCTCAGTCAAAACAGCCCCGCCTACCATTATTTTCACATCAGTATTTGCTTTAAGCAGTTTGATAATTTTCTCCATATTAAACAAAGTTGTCGTCATCAAAGCACTTAGACCTACTAACGGTGCCCCTGTTCGCTTTACTTCCTCTAATATCACTTCTCCTTTGACATCTTTTCCTAAGTCAATTACATCATATCCATAGTTTTCAAGCAAAACTTTTACTATATTTTTTCCTATATCATGTACATCTCCTTCAACTGTAGCAAGTATTATTTTGCCTTTAGATACTGAACCTTTTGGAAGCTTTTCTTTTATTATCTTGAAAGCGCTTTGCACCACTTCTGCAGAGCTCAAAAGTTGTGGCAAGAAATATATGCCTTTTTCATATCTATCTCCCACTTCTTTTAAGGCAGGAATTATTATGTTATCAACTATAGAAAGAGGCTGAACTTCCTCCTCTAAAATATTTTTTACTATATCTTCTACTCCTGACTTTTTGCCTTCTAAAATCTGGATATAGAGTTTTGATTTTAAATCTTCTTCTTGAATTTTTTGTTGTTCTTTCTCTTTGATCTCCTCTTTTTGCTTTTTCCCATATATATTCAGATAATTCACACTGCCTTTATCTTTATTTAGTAAAACCATTGAAGCCCTCAAAGTGTCCATCATAGCTTCATCGCAGGGATTTATAATAGCAGTAGTAAGCCCATAAGATGCTGCCATTGCTAAAAAAGTAGAGTTTATCAACCTTCTTTCAGGTAAACCAAAGGAAACATTGCTAAGTCCCACAACAGTATTTACTCCTAACTCTTCTTTAGCCAATTTTATCGCTTCTAAAGTCTCAATTGCAGCCTCCTGCTCAGAAGAAACCGTCAGCACAATACAATCTATCAATATGTCCTCTTTAGGTATGCCATACTCTTCCGCTTTTTTTATAATTTTTTTCGCATTTTCAATTCTTTCATGCCTATCTTTGGGAAGCCCTTTATCTCCTACAGTAAGTCCTACAACACAAGCTCCGTATTTTTTGACAATAGGAAGCACTTCTTTTAAACTTTCCTCTTTTGCACTTACAGAGTTGATTATGGGTCTACCTCTTAAAATTCTTATAGCTTTTTCTACAGCTTTAATATTAGTGCTATCTATTTGAAGAGGAATGTCTACCACATTTTGTATTTCAGAAACTACTTTAGGAAGTAATTCTTCTTCGTTTACCCCAGGAACTCCCACATTTACATCCAATATTTCCGCTCCGCATTTTTGCTGTTTTATAGCTTCCTCTACTGCTAAACTCACATCTCCCGCCAAAAAAGCCTCACTTAACTTCTTTTTTCCAGTAGGATTTATACGTTCCCCTATAACCCTTAAAAGATAATTTTCACCTATGAAAACTGTTTTTGTATTGGAAGCTACAGCTGTAAATTTGTTGACTTTGACTTTTGGCTTTAAATCTTTTACAGCTTTTTTAACAAGTTTTATATAGTGAGGAGTAGTACCGCAGCACCCTCCCACTATAGAAGCGCCTTTTTCAACAAGTAAAGGAAAGAAACTAGCAAATTCTTCTGGTTTTAAGTCGTAAACTGTTTTGCCGTCGCGAATGACAGGCATACCTGCATTAGGTTGTGCAATAATAGGTATGCGAGAAACTTGAGACATTTTTTCCACTACACTTACCATTTTATCGGGGCCTGTCGAGCAGTTAACGCCAATGGCATCCAATCCTAACCCTTGTAAACTAACTACTACAGTTATAGGGTCTGACCCCATGAGAGTCCTTCCATCTTCTTGAAAAGTCATTGTACATATAACTTTCATGTTTGAATTCTCTTTAGCAGCAAGAATGGCAGCTTTTGCCTCCAGCATATCTGACATTGTTTCAATTAAAACAATATCTGCTCCCGCTCTTTCTGCAGCTATAACTACTTCTTTAAAAACATCATAAGCTTCGTCAAAAGTCATGTCTCCATAAGGGGTCAAAAGTTCTCCAATAGGTCCTATAGAAAGTGCCACAGGTTTATCTTTGGAAGCTTCTTTGGCAATTTTGACAGCCTGAGTGACAATATTGAAAACCTCATTTTCCAGTCCATATTTTGCTAATTTTATCCTGTTAGCGCCAAAGGTATTTGTCTCAATCACATCCGCTCCTGCTTCTATATAGGACCTGTGGATATCAAATACTACTTCTGGATGGGTTATATTCATATATTCGGGACACTCTCCACTTTTTAAACCCCTCTCTTGAAGTTGTGTCCCCATTGCTCCATCAAAAACAATCACTCTATTTGAAAGTTCTTTAAAAATGTCTAACATTTTTAACCTCCATTTAATTCATCTGTACGTTATTTTCTGCAAAATCACAGACTAAATCATCGACTCTTGAAATTATTTCTAACACAACATTTGTACTCCCTAAAGGCATAATGTGAATTCCTGCAACTTCACTGCGTATCCGCTTTATAAACTCTACAGCTATGTTTATTCCCTCTTCTCTTCCTCCATCCTTTAGCCTTTCTAAAACTTTTTCTGGAATATCTATACCTGGCACTTTTTCATTTAAATTGACTGCCATTTTATAGCTTTTAAGAGGTAATATGCCTATCAAAAGTGGTACATTGAAATTTTTAATCTTTTCAATAAACTTAAATAAAATTTCCTCATCATAAACCGGTTGTGTTTGAATAAATTCTGCCCCTGCCTCTATCTTAACTTTAAGCTTCTCTAGTGCTTCATCCCTTAAATCATTTGGATTTGCAGTCGTACCGGCGCAAAATTCTGTTGGGGAATCTAATTTATTTCCATTGTAATCATAACCTCTATTAAAAGCACTGATAATCTTTAAAAGCCCAATAGAATCTACATCATATACCCCTTTAGCCTGAGGAGTATCTCCACGGGAAGGG
The sequence above is a segment of the Thermoanaerobacter ethanolicus JW 200 genome. Coding sequences within it:
- a CDS encoding spore coat associated protein CotJA, yielding MYDYNPYVQDYAFPPLKLAQAYVPLQKYVSLYPPEEAIKKGTVFPELDMPYVGEKMR
- a CDS encoding spore coat protein CotJB, whose product is MDGNQISLLKKIMEIEFTCIDLNLYLDTHPDDQKALQDYNYYSNQLSMLKQQYEQFYGPLMVFGHSQSQYPWKWVDDPWPWEIEY
- a CDS encoding manganese catalase family protein, coding for MWVYEKKLQYPAKVCKPDVKMAKYLIAQYGGPDGELAAALRYQTQRFVMPTGKAKAVLTDIATEELAHLEIIATLVFKLLKGVPVEILKREGLGEYYTEHDRGLFYADTTGMLWTAAYIQAKGDAIADLHEDMASEEKARATYEHLINLTDDPCVKDTLRFLREREIVHFQRFGETLVQVREYMESKKFF
- a CDS encoding YbaK/EbsC family protein codes for the protein MLFYVKLVVFKGGVEVSVEAVKEFFKEKGYDIKIKIFEDTSTVEKAAKSLGVTPGEIAKSMLFRLKDKYIMIITAGDRKIDNKKFKDTFKTKAKMASPEEVLEVTGHPVGGVCPYGLKNPIEVYYDVSLKNYEVVYPAAGDTNAAATIKVEDLDKIVEGKWVDVCQ
- a CDS encoding homocysteine S-methyltransferase family protein, whose amino-acid sequence is MLDIFKELSNRVIVFDGAMGTQLQERGLKSGECPEYMNITHPEVVFDIHRSYIEAGADVIETNTFGANRIKLAKYGLENEVFNIVTQAVKIAKEASKDKPVALSIGPIGELLTPYGDMTFDEAYDVFKEVVIAAERAGADIVLIETMSDMLEAKAAILAAKENSNMKVICTMTFQEDGRTLMGSDPITVVVSLQGLGLDAIGVNCSTGPDKMVSVVEKMSQVSRIPIIAQPNAGMPVIRDGKTVYDLKPEEFASFFPLLVEKGASIVGGCCGTTPHYIKLVKKAVKDLKPKVKVNKFTAVASNTKTVFIGENYLLRVIGERINPTGKKKLSEAFLAGDVSLAVEEAIKQQKCGAEILDVNVGVPGVNEEELLPKVVSEIQNVVDIPLQIDSTNIKAVEKAIRILRGRPIINSVSAKEESLKEVLPIVKKYGACVVGLTVGDKGLPKDRHERIENAKKIIKKAEEYGIPKEDILIDCIVLTVSSEQEAAIETLEAIKLAKEELGVNTVVGLSNVSFGLPERRLINSTFLAMAASYGLTTAIINPCDEAMMDTLRASMVLLNKDKGSVNYLNIYGKKQKEEIKEKEQQKIQEEDLKSKLYIQILEGKKSGVEDIVKNILEEEVQPLSIVDNIIIPALKEVGDRYEKGIYFLPQLLSSAEVVQSAFKIIKEKLPKGSVSKGKIILATVEGDVHDIGKNIVKVLLENYGYDVIDLGKDVKGEVILEEVKRTGAPLVGLSALMTTTLFNMEKIIKLLKANTDVKIMVGGAVLTEEYAYKIGADYYGKTAQDAVKIADKFFLKNALLCKTCGI
- a CDS encoding methylenetetrahydrofolate reductase, whose product is MLKNENLCTKLKKRKFVVTAEISTPKGVDITKTIEEARKLKGIVDALNITDCPMANMRMSPIAVAHLLQDHLNIEAIFHLTCRDRNLIGLQSELLGAYALGVRNILALTGDDPSRGDTPQAKGVYDVDSIGLLKIISAFNRGYDYNGNKLDSPTEFCAGTTANPNDLRDEALEKLKVKIEAGAEFIQTQPVYDEEILFKFIEKIKNFNVPLLIGILPLKSYKMAVNLNEKVPGIDIPEKVLERLKDGGREEGINIAVEFIKRIRSEVAGIHIMPLGSTNVVLEIISRVDDLVCDFAENNVQMN